One window of Chloroflexota bacterium genomic DNA carries:
- a CDS encoding Lrp/AsnC family transcriptional regulator: MTVRAFVLIQTEVEIARTAEVVAELKQLGREVKMADSVTGPYDVIAEVEGETPQEVGALVEDKIHSVPGVYRTVTCLVI, encoded by the coding sequence ATGACGGTCAGGGCTTTTGTGCTGATACAAACAGAGGTAGAGATAGCTAGGACCGCGGAGGTCGTAGCGGAACTCAAGCAGCTAGGTCGTGAAGTTAAGATGGCTGACTCCGTGACTGGTCCTTATGATGTCATTGCTGAAGTAGAAGGTGAGACGCCGCAAGAGGTTGGTGCTCTGGTAGAGGATAAAATTCACTCCGTTCCCGGCGTTTACAGAACAGTGACCTGCCTCGTGATTTAG